A segment of the Lolium perenne isolate Kyuss_39 chromosome 3, Kyuss_2.0, whole genome shotgun sequence genome:
tcggctcggcacgtcacgcacgcacgtcgcgtttcgtgactcgagttcgagttcgagacacactcaaggaagcctaaatttttgcttggtgcaccaactgtgttgggtacgtgtcggcctgcatgtgcatgctcgccgcgtgtccctggcttcctacgcgtgtcaacgcggtcgggtcggcttcctcccaggctatacaaggagacgatCAGATCTAGAAACAGTGCTCtaagatctctctctctctctctcgtgaagttccttttgctgcgctactctctagtcttccccatcccggcgtttgcgtgcacagccgtccgggagagcaggcctccgaaactccgtccgttgagatcctgcaccgggagacgggcgataaggtttttggggagcgtctcggcgcggccGTCGCATCTGTTCGTCCTCTTCTTCAACGACccggctgcttcatcgacagatccgactacaccatgggcgacatcaacaatacccatggtggtggtggtgtcttgctggtgcgaccttcccggtcgcgatgtacgtgcttttcctctcataccttgcactgctacttgttccatgttcagatctgatgcatgtgcttagtctgatgagtatggttaagtatgcttgtgcatctgtaatgttgctttcggtaattaaactcacacggaaattgcctaataatctaacagAAGACGATGAGCATCTCAATAATTTCGTTGTAAGTTTTCCTTTTTATTAAATTTTTTTGTACTGTTCGATGTTTCTTTTCATTGCAGGGTCCTTTTTCggaaaaaaaaaaactagtaACAGAGCACAAACACTGAACCTATACGCAGGCAAGCTGTcggtcggccggccggccggcaggACCCAAGGAGAGACGGCCACCGCTGGAGCACTTGGCCTGTCAGATGCGTCGCCCCCTGGCCATACAACACGGTTTAATACTTGTACGTACCACGAACTGGGTACCGGTCGTAGCTAGCAACGCGCCACTAGCCCCAGACTTGGAATTTATGCCCACATGCATCGACCATCCATAATTCCACATACACTGCACCTGCCGCTCCGAGATCTCAACGTCACCGCGGCCGCGATCTCCAAGTTGATCCTCGCCGTACGGCGCCCACGACCTCACCTTGTTCAAAGAACCTGCTCCCAAGCAAAAGACGCGCGCGGCCCCGCGCGCTTTTATATGCAAGTCGTCGGCTCAACAACCGGCCGCCCCATTCCATTGCTTGCTCGTCGGCTCAACAAACTGGTTATCTGAACGAGCTCTTGCAATCCACGGCTGCGACTCAAGAATTTGGAGATCAGCGAGGAGCAGCACCGCCAACCACCACCGCAGAATGCAGACACTGGCGCCGGCGGTGGAGCGGAACCAGAAGCAACAGCGCAGCGGGGGGCTCAGCTGCCAgagaacgccgccgccgccgggctgCTTCACCATCCAGCTGCTCATGGTCTTCCTCTGGGCGGCCGCCTCGCTCGCCTTCCTGCCGCTCGTGCTGCCACCTTTGCCACCGCCGCCGCTCTCGCTGCTGCTGGTACCCGTCTGCCTGCTCGCCGTCCTCGTCGCGCTAGCGTTCGTCCCGCTCGATGCCCACAACAACGTCGTCGGCTCCTCTTGCTTGTAGAAGAGATATACTCTGCACTTTTCCCCATTCATAGCTTTTAGCTGTTCTAGATCTAGCGTATAGCGTTGTAGTATAGTACACATTGTATAGTTCTTGAAATATTAGATTGATTAATTGACGGCCCTTTTCTGGTTTTGTTACTGGTCGACCGATCACCTGAATTCCAGCAGTACGTCATTTGATCTCACGAATTTATATGCAAAGCGAATTTACATACTCCTATCAATATTTAAAGAATGATTGCGGAGTATATGAGAGCatcccactcgtccccccgaagaGACCCCCGAGCGACGGTTTTGTCATCCGGACGGTGTaattcggtccagtcgcgcccccggttcctcgatttcgtccggatttgaataattcatccggcgagcccaggccatccccggtcccccggggatctatcggggagtccggacgagtgaaaagcggggaagggtccGCTCTGTCGGCGACTGGACACACGAACCCAaccgccacctcgctcaaaaATCTCcctcccctcgtatctctctcgccgccgtcaccaccccgccggcttgttgcccagattccgtcgCCACTCctcccccacctgcctatattccaccGTCTTTCGACGACGacctatctggctgctcctccgccggcctgttttccgacgaAGGCCTACTCCTCGTCGTTTGCGTCTCGGGTTgcgtcgaccacgcccgtcaggtgttcgtccatttgcctcgccggccatggactcggatgaagaggaggagcagatgttcgtcgagcttatgcgagaAAAGATGGCAGCCGctgcccaagacgaggagcacatgctgatcctcggttgcttatcAAGCCTGTACGCCGGCGAGGCAACTGGTcgccgtggtgggtcggcaccaggtcgccggaagtgcaagccgagacagcgaatggagggctactgcatgttgtacgccgactacttcgccgacaatccattgcacggtgagactgttttcaggcgtcatttcaggatgagcagaaagctatttctgcaaattgtgtatgccatccgagactttgacccctacttcagatgcaaagcggattgcactggcttggttagattttcgtcactgcagaagtgcacagtggctatgaggatgctggcgtatggagctcccggtgatggtgcagatgactatcttcggatggcggagtccaccgcccttgattgtttctaccggttctgcagggccgtcatagcagtgttcggggacttttacttgagatcacccactgtcgaagacactcagcagatccttgcaacaaatgaagctaggggttttccagggatgcttggaagcattgactgcatgcattggaaatggaagaactgtccgtttgcgtggcagggaatgtacaagggtcacaaaaacggctgcactgtgatacttgaagcagtggctacccatgatctctggatttggcactctttctttggtatgcatggatccaacaatgacatcaacgtcctaaactgctccccgatcttttccaagcttgttgagggtcatgctcccccggtgaactatgtgatcaatggtcggcactacaacaaaggatactaccttgcagacagtatctatccaaagtgggcaacatttgtgaagactatctcgaaacctagcacccccaaactttgcgagtttgtcaagaaacaagaagcttgccgaaaagacgtcgagcgtgcatttggtgtcctccagcagagatttgctgtcgtctggtttcccgctatgacttggtccaaagatcagatgtgggaggtgatgagttgttgtgtgtgcttacacaatatgattattgaaaatgagcgaaaacatccggttcctctggctgagcaacaagcaccatatgagagagagggtcctcttgcacagcctaatcaccaggtggctccatcatgggccgccttcattgctatgcgccaggagattcgggactctacaatgcatcagcagctgcaagatgatctggtcgagcacatatggacgctccgaggcaacaccaacgccgacgccaactagcctGTCATAATTTGTTTCAAAAATTGTGAACTTGTgtacttcatttgtttcagcacttgttaaacattgtactgattatcgtcGAATTTATTTCAGCAATTTTCCTCCAATTgatcgccgaacttgttaaattttatgtcgaatttctttgaaatatgtcaaatggtcgaggttgggggtttcctgccggggggacgactggaacttcggcgcttgatgacccacaagtatagagggtgtatcgtagtactttcgataaataagagtgtcgaacccaacgaggagcagaaggtgttgacaagcaatttcgatgaaggattcactgtaaatgctcacaaacaagtattcagggggttttgatatagcaggtaaataaagtacgagtaagtaaaatgcgagagaaataattgcagcgagtgacccaatcctttttagcacaaaggacaagccggtttgtttacttataatgaccaaacgttcttgaagacacacgggaatttagtctagtgctttcgcttcatatagctgattaatcttcattgttttgataagtgttgtgtgggtgaacctatgctaatgcaccgcccttcctaggactaatacatacttgtgattataccccttgcaagcatccgcaaatacaagaaagtaattaagataaatctaaccacagccttaaactctgagatcctgctatccctcctgcatcgatataccaacgggggttcaggttgctgtcactccggcaaccccgcaattagcaaacgaatacaagatgtattcccctaggcccataaaggtgaagtatcatgtagtcgacgttcacatgacaccactagaagaataacaccacaacttaaatatcataacattgaatattacccaacataattcactactaacatttagacttcacccatgtcctcaagaactaaacgaactactcacgagacatcatatggaacatgatcagaggtgatatgatgatgaataacaatctgaacataaaccttggttcaatggtttcactcaatagcatcaataacaagtagaaatcaataccgggagagtttcccctatcaaacaatcaagatccaaccctaattgttacagcggtgacgaggtgcagcggtggagatggcggtgatgatggtggagatgatggtgatgatgatcccaatgatgtccagctcgatgacggtgacgatggcgtcgatttcccccttcgggagggaatttccccggcggatttcagcctgtcggagagctcttttctctctggtgttttccgccccgcagaggcggctgtgactcttcgcgactctcccctggagcttaggttttcgggacgaagaagtacgcgaaggagaggaggctagaggggctatgggccccctccccacatggcggcgcggccagggcagggcccgcgccggcctatgaggggggcccatggcggccctccttggctcctccttttggctctcttcatcttctggaaaaataggatttttcatataatttccgtcaattgttgatcttccgaaatattgcattctgacggcgctttttccagcagaatcctgactctggtgcgcgatcctccaataatcatgaaacatgcaaaatagatgaaataacataagtatcatcttcaaatacgaaatatatcaatgaataacagtaaattatgatataaaatagtgatgcaaaatggacgtatcaactccccccaagcttagacttccttgtccccaagcgaaactgaactcagtaaacaagaccacatgtttatggagtgaagagtcgataaataaaatacggacaagaagcatcatattaattcacacaagacattctagtgaacaacctccccatatgattcaacttgaaacaagtaaaaggaaatcacaaataaaggtgcataggaaatcataattggtgatggcaaacttcgttcttggtcagagaacatttaacagattgtacttatttatcgagcagcgctcttatatcaaagcttatagcaaaacttgcatattcattcataataatctcctcataatcatcgataatcttcaaagctatattcattcagataaaacttgtactaaacaaggaagaaataaaaggcatgattaaataaatcacaatatagatggttggatcacaacaactcaattgcttgcttaagatggagggaaataggtttactgactcaacataaaaataaaagataggcccttcgcagagggaagcagggattaaatcatgtgctagagcttttttaagttttgaaatcatatagagagcataaaagtaaagttttgagaggtgtttgttgttgtcaacgaatggtagtgggtactctaacccccttgccaaacagacttccaaagagcggctcccatgaaggacgttatctctaccagcaaggtagatcatccctcttctcttttgtttacacatgtattttagtttatttaaggatggcactcctcccaacctttgctttctcaagccatggctaaccgaatcctcgggtgccttccaacatttcacataccatggaggagtttctattgcaaaattaagttgcttactgatgaatcagagcaaaacatgtgaagaggattattaatgagagttaattaattggggctaggaaccccgttgccagctctttttgcaaaattataggataagtggatgaagccactagtccattagtgaatgctgcccaacaagattgaaagataaaacaccacatgcttcctcatgagctataaaacattgacacgaataagggatgataacttttgaattgtttaaaggtagcacatcaagtatttacttggattggcgcaaaataccacataataggtagttatggtggacactgatggcataggtttggtttaaggatttggatgcacgagaagcattccctctcagtacaggtttttggctagcaaggttgattagcaagcataagagttgagggaaacaaacaaacatacatgtgatagaaacaatcatgcatcttccttgtaagcacaaacaattttaacttcagaatactaagctcatagttaacaagaaagaaagataatgaaacaacatatctacatgtatttcttcttctctacttaaactcaaagtgttgttgctattgaccaatgctaagtttgccaaaaccaaatagatttactcaatgctcccaaagtgataccaatacttaacaacaagatcaatcatataatagggattgcaaactaaaataagatgtgcaatatgtaaatgataaaacttctcattaatattccataacgatgactcacaccaagggatacatagataactaactaaaagagagatacttccacactgcaaactatcttatatgataacttccctactcatgatatgacactacttgataataaaaaggtaaaagatagtgatgatgtgataccgcggcactcccccaagcttggaacaaaccaaggggatgccaataccgatgatgaattactccttcggtaatgatgaattcttcccatcatcagacttccaaggaagaggctctccatcaacaaacggcatcttggtctccggaatcctgaaactagcagcataacttatgtgtttaaacctgttttcatactcacagttttgattctgaacatcatagagttgagcttggagtttgttggtagtgtcgtgaagcgagaagatatcgtcccacaactttgcagtctccttcttgtgtccatcaataagttcagacacaatcttgtggaagatgtccacttcacgctcagccatcttcttgtagttgaagacctcttgttctagtttctccaccctgttttccaagcttccttctcctttaggaccctggacatctttgatctgcaactctccatctacgagcagcaattccttggggtgcatcttcagctcgttcatgtacgggttgacgacgtcctcaaagaagctgtccttaggagttcccgacgaagacatggtggctctagatccgaagcagatcctggaagaaaacagctcgaaacaaaacacgacgagaaaacgatatacggacctccaggggtccgggagattatatagcagaaattttcacgacagaaggaaagtaccaggtcaaaccagagtcggagagggacaccgaggcgatgtcctcatagggcggcgcggccaggatggggcccgcgccggcctatgggggcacgccctcgtgcgtctcctccactccgtttcgatctcgtaatttttcatattttctgaaaatagcaaaaacatagttcggaaagttaaacgcggactttttattaccagtactgttacctattcaaagtcgaactctgcagaactgtcaatttgacctttgatgaaagcttccggagtcaccacttggataacatcaacatcttcattataagaatctccagagatatagtgcttgagtctttgtccattcactacttgtgtggcaccaccttgcagagaactaattttaattgcccctgaacaatacacctccacaatgacatatggtccttcccattttgagagtaatttccctgcaaaaaatctgagacgagaccgatacaataggactttatccccaacattaaattctcttttgataattcttatatcatgccatttcttaactttctctttaaagagtttagcattttcatatgcttcacttctccattcatctaaagaactcaattgtagcaatctcttcttaccggcaagtttaggatctttatttagttctcttacagcccaataagctttgtgctctagttctaaaggtaaatgacaagctttcccataaaccattttatacggtgacatacccataggatttttataagcagttctataggcccataatgcttccttcaatttaacagcccagttctttctagatttattaacagtctttcccaagatagatttaatctctctatttgataattctacttgcccgctagtttgaggatgataagcagaagcgattctatgattaataccatacttagcaagagtttttttaaaaccaccatgaataaaatgagaacctccatcagtcataatatatctaggtactccaaatctaggaaaaataatatctaaaagcattcttaaagaggtctcaccatcagcactttttgtgggtatggcttccacccatttagtaacataatcaacagcgacaagtatatgagtgttaccttctgaagaagggaaaggacccatgaagtcaaatccccaacaatcgaatggttcaataacaagagtataattcataggcatttcattgcgtctggagatattaccaaccctttgacattcatcacaagataaaataaacttccttgcatctttgaagagagttggccaataaaaacctgattgtagaactttttgcgcggttctatctccggcgtgatgtcctccataagcactaccatgacacttactcaatatctcttgttgttcatattcggaaacacatcttcgcataataccatccactccttctttatataagtgtgggtcatcccaaaaataatgcctcaaatcataaaagaatttcctcctttgctgagctgaaaaggttggaggcaagtacttggatacaataaagttagcataatcagcataccaaggactatctcgcgagttcacctttattacagccaatttttcatttggaaaactatcattaacaggaacaggattcaTGGTGAGTTCCTCGTGTCAAAAAAAAGAAATGGTTAAGGATACAATCAACCAAGAAATTcttatcataagcaatattttccaatctagataaattatcagcaacaggattatcagcacctttcctatctataatatgtaaatcaaattcttgcaaaagaagcacccatctaataagccttggcttagcatctttcttcgtcataaggtatctaattgcagcatgatcagtatggattgtaacttttgaatcaacgatgtaagatctaaacttgtcacaagcaaagactacagctaataattttttttttcagttgtagcataatttctttgagcagcatcaagagttttgctagcataatgaataacatttaattttttatctactcgctgtccaagaacagcgcctacagcaaaatcactagcatcacacataatttcaaaaggtaagttccaatcaggaggttcaactacaggagcagttgttaaggctttctttagagtttcaaaagcttccttacaatcatcatcaaaaacaaaaggtacatctttttgaagaagattagtaagaggctttgaaatattggagaaatctttaataaatctcctataaaacccagcatgaccaagaacactacgaatacctttaacatccctcgggtagggcatcttctcaattgcttcaactttagctctatccacttcaatacctctctcggaaattttatgtcccaatacaattccttcattaaccataaagtggcatttctcccaattaagaacaaggttagtttcttcacatctctgcaaaactttatcaaggtttcgcaagcaattatcaaaagaattcccatagacagaaaaatcatccatgaatacctctacaatattctcacaaaagccatgaaaaatagcagaaatgcatctttgaaaagtagcaagaGCATTACatgaaccaaaaggcatacgtctataagcataagttccatagggatgatgtctacgttccctctcctttcctgtagacagtgttgggcctccaagagcagaggtttgtagaacaacagcaagttttcccttaagtggatcacccaaggtttatcgaactcagggaggaagaggtcaaagatatccctctcatgcaaccctgcaaccacaaagcaagaagtctcttgtgtccccaacacacctaataggtgcactagttcggcgaagagatagtgaaatacatgtggtatgaatatatatgagcagtagcaacggtgccagaaaatagcttgctggcgtgtagttgatggtggtagtattgcagcagtagtaacacagtgaaacagtaaacaagcagtagtaacgcagcagtatttaggaacaaggcctagggattagactttcactagtggacactctcaacattgatcacataacagaatagataaatgcatactctacactcttgttggatgatgaacgcattgcgtaggattacacgaaccctcaatgccggagttaacaagctccacaatttgttcatattttagtaaccttatagtgtaagatagatcaaaagactaaaccaagtactaacatagcatgcacactgtcaccttcatgcatatgtaggaggcatagatcacatcaatattagcatagcaatagttaacttcgcaatctacaagagatcatgatcatagcataaaccaagtactaacacggtgcacacactgtcacctttacacacgtgcaggaggaacagaactactttaataactttgctagagtagcacatagataaattgtgatacaaactcatatgaatctcaatcatgtaaagcagctcatgagattattgtattgaggtacataggagagagatgaaccacatagctaccggtacagccccgagcctcgatggagaactactccctcctcatgggagcagcagcggtgatgaagatggcggtggagatggcagcggtgtcgatggagaagccttccgggggcacttccccgctccggcagggtgccggaacagagactcctgtcccccagatcttggccttgcgatggcggcggctctggaaggtttctgtggttttcgtcgaacgcatcagggttttcgcgacggaggctttaaataggcgaagaggcggcgcaggagggctgaaggggtgcccacaccatatggcggcgcggccagggcctgggccgcgccggcctatggtctgggggcccagtgccccccctctggtccttctcgtgtgttctggatgcttccggtgaaaatcggAACacagggcgttgatttcgtccgattccgagaatatttcgttactaggatttacgaaaccaaaaacagcgtaaaacagaaccggcacttcggcatcttgttaataggttagttccagaaaatgcacgaatatgacataaagtgtgcataaaacatgtagataacatcaataatgtggcatggaacataagaaattatcgatacgtcggagacgtatcagcatccccaagcttagttctgctcgtcccgagcaggtaaaacgataacaaagataatttctggagtgacatgccatcataaacttgatcatactatttgtaaagcatgtgtagtgaatgcagcaatcaaaacaatgtatatgacatgagtaaacaagtgaatcatatagcaaagacttttcatgaatagcacttcaagacaagcatcaataagtcttgcataagagttaactcataaagcaataattcaaagtaaaggtattgaagcaacacaaaggaagatgaagtttcagcggttgctttcagcttgtaacatgtatatctcatggatagttgtcaatgcaaagtaatataacaagtgcaatatgcaagtatgtaggaatcaatgcacagttcacacaagtgtttgcttcttgaggtggagagaaataggtgaactgactcaacaataaaagtaaaagaatggtcctccatagaggaaaagcatcgattgctatatttgtgctagagctttgattttgaaaacatgaaacaattttgtcaacggtagtaataaagcatatgtatcatgtaaattatatcttataagttgcaagcctcatgcatagtgtactaatagtgcccgcaccttgtcctaattagcttggactaccggatcatcacaatgcacatgttttaaccaagtgtcacaaaggggtacctctatgccgcctgtacaaaggtctaaggagaaagctcgcatttggatttctcgctattgattattctcaacttagacatccataccgggacaacatagacaacagataatggactcctcttttatgcataagcatgtaacaacaaataataattttctcatttgagattgaggatatttgtccaaaactgaaacttccaccatggatcatggctttagttagcggcccaatgttcttctctaacaacatgcatgcttaaccataaggtggtagatctctcttacttcagacaagacggacatgcatagcaactcacatgaaattcaacaaagagtagttgatggcatccccagtgaacatggttatcgcacaacaagcaacttaataagagataaagtgcataattacatattcaataccacaatagtctttaagctatttgtcccatgagctatatattgcaaaggtgaatgatggaattttaaaggtagcactcaagcaatttactttggaatggcggaaaataccatgtagtaggtaggtatggt
Coding sequences within it:
- the LOC127345125 gene encoding protein AUXIN-REGULATED GENE INVOLVED IN ORGAN SIZE-like; the protein is MQTLAPAVERNQKQQRSGGLSCQRTPPPPGCFTIQLLMVFLWAAASLAFLPLVLPPLPPPPLSLLLVPVCLLAVLVALAFVPLDAHNNVVGSSCL